The following are encoded in a window of Anopheles stephensi strain Indian chromosome X, UCI_ANSTEP_V1.0, whole genome shotgun sequence genomic DNA:
- the LOC118508767 gene encoding protein sevenless isoform X1: protein MSSAWPPGPTGTGRARNRGGTAPPINQWLVGRPSTVNRPLSTVRLLLVVTLAVTAVLLSNGAHGSTVPAAGELGEDDYSGAIQDLETGCINRCPDQNQTSFTEHIDASCGSDCYIKQCTFGCRQWELALESSCQHACNVSDQELLEAREWSCIAGCNDGLSRYFRWLKAEIGTPHAPALVADSLTATALALEWEVPERLVRLARHRNRGPRSYLVQWRYEEVAGDWKYYRNQSMGDSSTVRVDNLQPYTKYRFRVALLLSPHHDQVLTSEQSVIISTLPSGVPTSEPTIVRAVAVDHSRISISWEPGPFPNGPVLSYVLQIKDLHPIGYTALKEIPESNTSRHYMFEKLEPERNYSVSVAMSNPAGEGPASVTLVTTPPKPTGHEEALLPTLILGAERSILAQSSLTLFSDPPTSVYASIEHKIRGTATHIRRGLLFVSDDAGFIYRAPSRPGAEKNRVAILVPGAANNFRPTLLSVDWLNEHLYILGQARPTKLWQIAYCDFTGDHLTVAIAGLQRRPDHFAVDPYNGYLFWVVGGTGADAGLFRLDLGDISNGVRHEIRPLQMVSEHNLGAFTLDHANFRVLLADQGLNTVLAVSLDGKKLEDIRNNTQQPRFERVKSLARANGLFYWTNGTEVFAEDYHRLHDSYYHNAFPIAANNTYFSISVNLTAEQPIPIPVNPPRNLQALASPDKLKVSWDVPYLLGVKGRGAWQSWSYRVEVKDEQLESVLHVATVNATSYACDIAGRLLPNRVYTVRAAAFTAAGRGPWSREFRVRTLRPESQHHLVWASTDGIVRSDVIGEHVSTLIPRSSELDGAAVTSLAWHARILYVVSNSTLRLYREPTAPGGEWTKLRELESVECVAIDWIGERLYYSNPAQQLIVRSGLLGEQPEPIHSVMNVREIRFDAYRGYIYCSSGLILEAFRLNGKSRVLYFSEKLFTGKQIIGMTLDHDGKRLFWIVRSYSHSHLYWAPLAGYPATAGSASGTGTLPSLPLTDQTPQGPLLHFSDRLLWLKESQVVVGDVKGENLAYIRNHHLNGTRALALIDPTPKTPSINVLPATVNASSIRVTGDWRRFNVSWTPVKNVNYSTVFYKLTLKLPDARDIVQELTVPYFVYGGSSGTGSGDDTDLASAEHGPIPPYTRIDITLHAFTYWRSSGFSSVRRHTPAGKPSAPVAPRAYIQHHYLPGTHELSTGIVFRWSPPTEPNGPIVAYRVDCWSTYDETKRRVLLDGVEVRNRRTELQIPVPAQPDITYYLQVRVCNVDHNGDPSEVRSIDLRDGRPLPLLYVATNDQILLLDLDLRESTPIVATAIPAILLAELRHERKLFWVNVNGELFMHDDADGKRKLAQVPSRATALTVDWITRTVYVRSQTPSGNGSTLHAYDLNRFESGGSDPVHRMFSLPAEPTSIELLQFLPNESELLALSRASRAGYIISLEEPDRDPITFNCVAEPIDERMQRLCEEYAYEFDEHEQRGIVEDEGYLYWISPEGTVNVRTRDDPPATATREFLLAGAVALLPVQQQQRYPPERCLVPVVQHIQYLPELYNNTENSIMLRLPEPERHPDCERRPPAVRYRIMYQLEDEPAADLSVDYSYEMSRTIGNLRPYTSYRFGITLTNYYLTAGLAVTERLLSAGVETTETPKHFMPVVFRTAVGPPSRPEDITALPISPTEAIVSWTPSRQKNSHHVWYEIWRAEPGEHKSRQQQLVTDFKMDDTFMTAEIDRLQPNQTYIIWVRAYSNFHAYSDSDKFQIQTFPEPGDIQLLSLNSTGIRLRWIPPPNCQKYKIQYSIAGQHSWTTMYDSMVPVSVWYNYYHEVNDLLPKTKYLFTVLLYYPYREEPYMWPRDRDILFETMADRPAAPGRPEVTKLRQDVYKVSWEPAKDNGAFIEEYALEALVTQSNRAVRLVMPSEDETEQVVGASGSNETAPSTEVETYDEHWSQVYNGTDVYWIIPERHAIQSNLFRVRARNSYGWGPYSEESRLTGAELYVQRTVAYIATFVITIGVLVVFVSVTVLLVVLRSADKMKKKDPANARLSDVELANLRELPRRGNFVQTTNILYSSGSMTDSDIALLPRIRLDQIFMTSSSLLGSGAFGEVYEGVVKGVDGEAETRVAIKTLKKGAKLHEKQEFLQEAQLMSNFKHKHITRLLGVCLEADALLIIMELMQGGDLLSYLRRSRSLPGQAARLTMLDLISMCQDVASGCRYLEEMHFVHRDLACRNCLVSSTDPRDRVVKIGDFGLARDIYKNDYYRKEGEGLLPVRWMSPESLVDGVFTSQSDIWAFGVLLWEIMTLGEQPYQAKNNLEVLNHVREGGHLDRPKVCPNEVYELMKYCWRFSPDERPTFRYCLEVLRTLRENTSEDTQIIAPFPAKLQQEPVCNLAYLVSECVQVSTPAGSLRYGGNDGGMIATPPTSSSGSSGATGCLNATSPKYLELVYEDSGDQDQPDGFSILQDSASPVSSTPTDNGYEIPIIDTRGQFAETSSSSSSRHTHPTSLPSQPLLVPNLSVLLPDGGTGAGDGGRDFQAMGSHSPVATTSSSIMEREERPTRS, encoded by the exons ATGTCCAGCGCATGGCCCCCGGGgccaaccggaaccggaagggCCCGGAACCGTGGCGGTACGGCACCGCCCATCAATCAATGGCTGGTGGGGCGTCCGTCAACCGTCAACCGTCCGCTATCAACGGTacggttgctgctggtggtaaCACTCGCGGTGACTGCCGTCCTGCTATCAAACGGTGCGCACGGGTCGACGGTACCGGCCGCCGGTGAGCTCGGCGAGGACGACTATTCCGGCGCTATTCAGGATCTCGAAACGGGCTGCATCAATCGTTGCCCCGATCAG AACCAAACGAGCTTTACCGAGCACATCGATGCCAGCTGTGGAAGCGACTGCTACATCAAACAG TGTACGTTTGGCTGCCGGCAGTGGGAGCTTGCGCTCGAGTCCAGCTGTCAGCATGCGTGC AACGTCAGCGATCAGGAACTGTTGGAGGCACGGGAATGGTCCTGCATTGCTGGATGCAACGATGGATTGAGCCGGTACTTTCGGTGGCTGAAGGCGGAGATTGGTACACCGCATGCACCGGCCCTTGTAGCGGACAGTCTTACTGCGACGGCACTCGCACTGGAATGGGAAGTCCCGGAGCGGTTGGTACGGTTGGCACGGCACAGGAATCGGGGTCCACGTAGCTATCTGGTGCAGTGGCGTTACGAGGAGGTAGCCGGTGATTGGAAGTACTACCGGAACCAGAGCATGGGTGACAGTTCGACCGTGCGCGTTGACAATCTGCAGCCATACACCAAATACCGG TTTCGAGTGGCGCTACTACTATCGCCACACCACGACCAGGTCCTGACGTCCGAGCAGAGTGTCATCATCAGCACGCTACCGTCCGGCGTGCCTACCTCGGAACCCACCATCGTGCGGGCAGTTGCGGTAGATCACTCGCGCATCTCCATCTCCTGGGAACCGGGCCCGTTCCCGAACGGTCCCGTACTGTCATACGTGCTGCAAATCAAAGATCTACATCCGATCGGCTACACTGCTCTGAAG GAAATCCCGGAGTCTAACACCTCTCGCCATTACATGTTCGAGAAGCTGGAACCGGAACGTAACTATTCCGTGTCGGTAGCGATGAGCAATCCGGCCGGTGAAGGTCCTGCCTCAGTTACGCTCGTGACAACACCGCCCAAACCAACCGGTCACGAGGAAGCACTACTTCCAACGCTTATCCTCGGTGCGGAACGTTCCATCCTCGCCCAAAGCTCGCTGACACTGTTCTCTGACCCACCGACAAGCGTGTATGCAAGCATCGAGCACAAAATTCGCGGCACAGCTACCCATATTCGCCGTGGGCTACTGTTCGTGTCGGACGATGCCGGTTTCATTTACCGTGCCCCATCTCGGCCCGGTGCCGAAAAGAATCGGGTCGCGATCCTAGTTCCGGGAGCGGCCAACAACTTCCGCCCAACGCTACTGTCGGTCGATTGGCTGAATGAGCATCTGTACATACTGGGACAGGCACGGCCAACGAAGCTGTGGCAGATCGCGTACTGTGACTTTACCGGCGATCATCTCACGGTAGCGATCGCGGGTCTGCAGCGTCGCCCAGATCATTTTGCCGTCGATCCGTACAATGGGTACCTGTTTTGGGTGGTGGGAGGTACCGGGGCCGATGCGGGCCTGTTCCGGCTCGATCTCGGTGACATCTCGAACGGTGTGCGGCACGAGATCCGCCCTCTGCAGATGGTAAGCGAACACAATTTGGGTGCGTTTACGCTGGATCATGCCAACTTCCGTGTGCTGTTGGCGGATCAGGGCCTGAACACAGTGTTGGCAGTATCGCTCGATGGGAAAAAGCTGGAAGACATCCGGAACAACACCCAGCAGCCACGTTTCGAGCGTGTTAAATCGCTGGCAAGAGCGAACGGGCTGTTTTACTGGACGAACGGTACGGAGGTGTTTGCGGAGGACTACCATCGGCTGCACGATAGCTACTATCACAACGCGTTCCCGATAGCGGCCAACAATACGTACTTCAGCATCAGCGTTAATCTGACGGCCGAGCAACCGATCCCGATACCGGTGAATCCACCCCGCAACCTCCAGGCACTTGCCTCACCGGACAAGCTGAAGGTGTCCTGGGACGTGCCGTATCTGCTGGGGGTGAAAGGACGTGGTGCTTGGCAGTCCTGGAGCTATAGGGTTGAGGTGAAGGATGAGCAGCTGGAGTCGGTGCTGCATGTGGCCACTGTCAACGCAACCAGCTACGCATGTGACATCGCTGGGCGGCTACTACCGAACCGTGTGTACACCGTGCGTGCGGCCGCTTTCACTGCTGCTGGTCGTGGTCCGTGGAGTCGGGAGTTCCGTGTGCGGACACTACGCCCCGAAAGTCAACACCATCTGGTGTGGGCTAGCACGGACGGTATCGTGCGCAGTGATGTGATCGGTGAGCATGTGTCCACGCTTATACCACGGTCGTCCGAGTTGGATGGTGCTGCCGTAACTAGCCTTGCCTGGCACGCGCGTATACTGTACGTGGTGAGTAATTCGACGCTCAGGCTCTATCGAGAACCAACCGCGCCCGGTGGCGAATGGACGAAGTTGCGCGAGCTAGAATCGGTCGAGTGTGTGGCGATCGATTGGATTGGCGAGCGGTTGTATTACTCAAATCCGGCCCAGCAGCTGATCGTCCGGTCGGGACTGCTCGGCGAGCAACCGGAACCGATACACAGTGTGATGAACGTGCGTGAGATACGGTTTGATGCGTACCGCGGGTACATCTACTGCTCGTCCGGGCTCATACTCGAAGCGTTCCGGCTGAACGGCAAAAGCCGGGTGCTGTACTTCAGCGAGAAGCTGTTCACCGGCAAACAGATCATCGGCATGACGCTCGATCACGACGGGAAACGATTGTTCTGGATCGTTCGGAGCtactcacactcacacctCTACTGGGCACCGCTAGCCGGCTATCCTGCTACCGCCGGATCGGCCAGTGGAACCGGTACGCTTCCTTCCCTACCACTTACCGACCAAACGCCGCAAGGTCCGCTGCTTCACTTCAGCGATCGTTTGCTGTGGCTGAAAGAAAGTCAAGTTGTAGTTGGCGATGTGAAAGGTGAAAATCTTGCCTACATACGCAACCACCATCTGAACGGAACGCGCGCCCTGGCCCTGATCGATCCGACGCCTAAAACGCCCTCGATTAACGTTTTGCCGGCCACGGTGAACGCAAGCTCGATCCGAGTGACGGGCGATTGGAGACGCTTCAACGTTAGCTGGACGCCGGTAAAAAACGTCAACTACAGCACCGTATTCTACAAGCTCACGCTCAAACTGCCGGACGCTCGGGATATCGTGCAGGAGCTAACCGTGCCGTACTTTGTGTatggtggtagtagtggtaCTGGTAGCGGTGACGATACCGATCTAGCCAGTGCCGAACACGGCCCAATACCACCGTACACACGGATCGACATAACGCTGCACGCATTCACTTACTGGCGGTCATCGGGATTCTCGAGCGTGAGGCGACACACACCGGCAGGCAAACCGTCGGCACCGGTTGCACCTCGTGCCTACATCCAACACCATTATCTGCCCGGTACACACGAACTCAGCACCGGCATCGTGTTCCGTTGGTCTCCGCCGACCGAACCGAATGGGCCGATCGTTGCGTACCGAGTTGACTGTTGGTCGACCTACGATGAAACGAAGCGACGTGTGCTGCTGGACGGTGTGGAGGTGCGGAACAGACGCACCGAGCTACAGATACCCGTACCCGCACAGCCAGATATTACGTACTACCTGCAGGTGCGCGTCTGTAACGTCGATCACAATGGCGATCCTAGCGAGGTACGTTCGATTGATTTGCGCGATGGACGTCCACTACCGCTGCTGTACGTAGCCACCAATGATCAGATACTGCTGCTGGATCTGGATCTGCGGGAGAGCACTCCGATCGTTGCCACTGCCATACCGGCTATCCTACTGGCCGAACTGCGTCACGAACGTAAGCTGTTCTGGGTGAATGTGAACGGTGAGCTGTTTATGCACGACGATGCGGACGGTAAGCGCAAGCTAGCACAGGTACCGTCGCGTGCGACAGCCCTCACCGTCGACTGGATCACACGCACCGTGTACGTCCGGTCGCAAACACCTTCTGGCAATGGGAGCACGCTGCATGCGTACGATCTAAACCGATTCGAGAGTGGAGGCTCCGATCCGGTTCATCGCATGTTCAGTCTCCCTGCAGAACCGACATCGATTGAACTGTTGCAATTTTTACCGAACGAGTCGGAGTTGCTTGCACTGTCCCGGGCATCTCGGGCCGGTTACATAATCTCACTCGAAGAACCTGACCGTGACCCGATTACCTTCAACTGTGTAGCTGAACCGATAGACGAACGGATGCAACGGTTGTGTGAGGAGTATGCGTATGAGTTTGACGAACACGAGCAACGTGGAATTGTGGAGGATGAAGGTTACCTGTACTGGATCAGTCCCGAAGGGACGGTGAATGTGCGAACCCGTGATGATCCTCCGGCAACAGCTACACGGGAGTTCCTACTCGCAGGCGCAGTCGCCTTACTACCagtgcagcaacaacaacgctACCCGCCCGAGCGTTGTCTCGTTCCCGTTGTGCAACACATCCAGTATCTGCCGGAGCTGTACAATAACACCGAGAACTCGATCATGCTACGACTGCCCGAACCGGAACGCCATCCCGACTGTGAGCGACGGCCACCGGCAGTACGGTATCGTATCATGTATCAGCTGGAGGACGAGCCGGCCGCCGACCTGTCCGTGGACTATTCCTACGAGATGAGTCGTACGATCGGCAACCTTCGACCGTACACTAGCTACCGGTTTGGTATCACGCTTACCAACTACTACCTAACGGCGGGTTTAGCTGTCACCGAACGGTTACTGTCCGCCGGTGTGGAAACGACCGAAACTCCCAAACACTTTATGCCGGTCGTTTTCCGGACGGCTGTTGGACCACCGTCTCGACCGGAAGACATTACCGCGCTACCGATCAGTCCAACGGAGGCGATTGTAAGCTGGACACCATCGCGCCAAAAGAACAGTCACCATGTGTGGTATGAGATATGGCGTGCGGAACCGGGCGAGCATAAAAGCCGGCAGCAACAGCTTGTGACAG ACTTTAAGATGGACGACACCTTCATGACGGCGGAGATTGATCGGCTGCAGCCGAACCAGACGTACATCATCTGGGTGCGTGCGTACTCTAACTTCCACGCGTACAGCGATAGTGACAAGTTCCAAATACAAACGTTCCCGGAGCCGGGCGATATACAACTGCtgtcgctcaactctaccggTATCCGTTTGCGATGGATTCCTCCTCCAAACTGCCAGAA GTACAAAATTCAGTACTCTATCGCTGGACAACACAGCTGGACGACGATGTACGATTCGATGGTGCCAGTATCCGTGTGGTACAACTATTATCACGAGGTGAACGATTTGCTCCCTAAGACAAAGTATCTGTTTACGGTACTGCTGTACTATCCGTACCGGGAAGAACCGTACATGTGGCCACGCGATCGTGACATACTCTTCGAAACGATGGCCGATCGACCGGCTGCTCCAGGGCGTCCGGAAGTCACGAAACTTCGGCAGGACGTGTACAAGGTTAGCTGGGAACCGGCAAAGGATAATGGTGCCTTTATTGAGGAGTACGCGCTGGAAGCACTCGTAACGCAGTCGAACCGGGCCGTCCGGTTAGTGATGCCGTCGGAGGACGAGACGGAACAGGTGGTTGGTGCAAGCGGTAGCAACGAAACGGCTCCATCTACAGAGGTGGAAACGTACGACGAACACTGGAGCCAGGTGTACAACGGTACGGACGTGTACTGGATCATACCGGAGCGGCACGCCATCCAGAGCAATCTGTTCCGGGTGCGGGCACGCAACTCCTATGGTTGGGGTCCGTACAGTGAGGAGAGTCGACTGACCGGTGCGGAACTGTACGTGCAGCGCACCGTTGCCTACATTGCAACGTTTGTCATTACTATCGGTGTTTTGGTGGTGTTTGTCTCGGTGACGGTGTTATTAG TAGTACTACGTTCGGCTgataaaatgaagaaaaaggaCCCGGCTAATGCTCGGCTGTCCGACGTTGAGTTGGCGAACTTGCGAGAGCTTCCACGGCGTGGTAACTTTGTGCAAACTACCAACATTCTGTACAGTTCAGGCTCCATGACTGACTCGGACATAGCGCTGTTGCCTCGCATACGTCTCGACCag ATCTTTATGACAAGCTCCTCGTTGCTCGGTAGTGGAGCGTTCGGTGAAGTATACGAGGGTGTTGTAAAAGGTGTCGATGGCGAAGCTGAAACACGAGTGGCGATCAAG ACACTCAAGAAAGGTGCGAAACTACACGAGAAACAAGAGTTCCTACAGGAGGCCCAGCTGATGAGCAACTTTAAGCACAAGCACATTACGCGCCTGCTCGGCGTATGCCTCGAGGCGGACGCACTGCTCATCATCATGGAGCTGATGCAGGGTGGCGATCTGTTAAGCTATCTGCGTCGCAGCCGTTCCCTGCCCGGTCAGGCGGCACGCCTCACCATGCTCGATCTGATCTCGATGTGTCAGGATGTGGCGTCCGGCTGCCGGTATCTGGAGGAGATGCACTTTGTACACCGCGATCTGGCATGCCGCAACTGTCTGGTGTCGTCAACGGATCCGCGTGACCGGGTCGTGAAGATCGGTGACTTTGGGCTGGCACGGGATATCTACAAGAATGACTACTACCGGAAGGAGGGCGAAGGTTTGCTGCCGGTGCGTTGGATGTCACCGGAAAGTTTGGTGGACGGTGTGTTTACGTCGCAGTCGGACATCTGGGCGTTCGGGGTGCTGCTGTGGGAGATCATGACGCTCGGCGAACAGCCGTACCAGGCGAAGAACAATCTCGAGGTGCTGAACCACGTGCGTGAAGGTGGCCATCTTGACCGGCCAAAGGTGTGCCCGAACGAAGT GTATGAGCTTATGAAGTACTGCTGGAGATTCTCCCCGGACGAGCGACCCACGTTCCGGTACTGCCTGGAGGTGTTGCGGACGCTGCGCGAAAATACTAGCGAAGATACGCAAATCATTGCACCGTTCCCGGCAAAATTGCAGCAAG AGCCCGTTTGCAATCTGGCTTACCTGGTATCCGAATGCGTCCAGGTGTCAACACCGGCAG GATCACTGCGCTATGGTGGAAATGATGGCGGAATGAtcgccacaccaccaaccTCGAGCAGTGGTAGCAGTGGCGCCACCGGATGCCTCAACGCAACCTCCCCGAAGTATCTCGAGCTGGTGTACGAGGACAGTGGCGACCAGGACCAACCGGACGGTttcagcatcctgcaggacaGTGCCAGCCCAGTATCGTCGACACCCACCGACAATGGGTACGAGATACCGATCATCGACACGCGGGGCCAGTTCGCTGagacaagcagcagcagctcgtcgCGCCACACGCACCCGACCAGTCTTCCTAGCCAGCCGCTGCTCGTGCCCAACCTTtcggtgctgctgccggaCGGTGGTACAGGGGCCGGCGACGGCGGGCGAGACTTCCAGGCGATGGGATCCCACTCGCCGGTTGCCACTACCAGCAGTAGTATTATGGAGCGGGAGGAACGACCTACCAGAAGCTGA